The genomic interval CCGAAGACGCCGCATTCCTCGCGGAGCGTATCCCCCTCCAGATCGTCCTGAAGCTCGATCGCGGCTGGGCCCGAGGACCCGTTCAAGTCGAGATTTAGCTGGGCGTTCCGGTCAGGGTTTTGCATCTCGTCCATCTCGCCTCTGTTCGGGCTCAAATCAACGCGCCGCAGGTTTCTCGATCAGCTTCTTGAGGCTTTCACGAGCCGGTTTACTGTAGCCGTCGCTGCTGCCCGAAGGCTGCTGCTCGGAATCAGCTTGCTCATCATCTGGTTTGTTTTTCTTGAATCTCTTCAAGATGGTGTTCTCGGGGTCGTCCGGCAAGAGCGACTTCAGCCATTCCCCGGTCGAATCGAGCACCGTGCGGGACTTTGCGCCGCGGACCCAGTCCGGCTGCTGCTTGTCGGGAACCAGCCAGATGAAGAACTGGTAAGCAACCACAACGATCAGGAGGCCCCGGGCGAGGCCGAACAGGAACCCCAGCGTCCGATCCAGCGCGCCGATTCGGGAGTCCAGGATCATGTCGGAGATGCGCACCGTGATCACGGAGACCACGATCAGCGTGCCCACGAACACGCCGGCGACCACCACGACGCTCGCCACCGTGTCGTTGTTGAAATAGGTCTTTGCTGTCGGCAGCAGCTTTGAGAACGAGTACAGCGTGACGATGGCGGCCGCGCCCCAGGCCGCGATCGACAAAATCTCGCGCATGAAGCCGCGGACCAGGGCCAACAGGCCGGACACGAGCATGACGCCGAGCAGGATCAAATCGAGGATTGTAATCGGCATCGGCTGGTTGGTCCGCTCGTACTCTCAAAGGCGTTTTGCGAATCGGTGATCTGGCCGCCGCCCTAACTGACGGGCAGACGGCAGTCCCGGCAAGGCCGGAGCCACGCAATCCCATGCTGCTTTTGTGCGCGCTGTATAGCGGCGGGGGCGGGCAACGTCACCTCCGCCTAGCCCTCTCCACGGCGGAATCTCGCCGGTGTGGCATTTTTTTCGCCTTGTCGCTCATCCTTGGCGCCGGATTCGCCCCTGCGGGAGCCGCGGGCCGCAATTTCGGCCACCAGGGTGGTCAGGCCGCCGACGGCGTTCAGGGACAGCCCGGCGTCGCCGCCAGCCTCGCCTCGGGCCGATTCGGGCAGGATGGCGCGGCCGAAGCCGAGTTTTGCCGCCTCCTTCAGCCGAGCGGCGGTCTGGGCCACTGGCCGAACCACGCCGGAGAGCGAAATCTCGCCGAAATAAACGGCATCCGTGGGTAACGGCGCGTTTACCAAGGATGAAACCAGGGCCGCGGCGGCGGCCAGGTCCGCCGCCGGTTCATGAATGCGCAGGCCGCCGGCGACGTTCAGGTAGACGTCGTGGCCGGACAGCTTGACCCCGCAATGGGCCTCCAGCACAGCGAGCACCATGGAGAGCCGGCTCGGGTCCCAGCCCACCACGGCCCGGCGCGGGGTGCCAAGCGAGGTCGGCGCCACCAGCGCCTGCAATTCGACCAGGACGGGCCGCGTGCCCTCGATGCCGGCGAACACCGCCGTGCCGGGTGTGCCGAGGTCGCGCTCCGACAAGAACAGCTCGGACGGGTTGGTGACCTCGCGCAATCCGAGGCCTGTCATCTCGAACACGCCGATCTCGTCGGTCGGGCCAAAACGGTTCTTCACGGCGCGCAGGATACGGAATTGCTGCGAGCCTTCGCCCTCGAATGACATCACCGCATCGACCATGTGCTCGACCACGCGGGGGCCGGCGATCTGGCCGTCCTTGGTGACGTGGCCGACCAGGATGATGGCGGCGCCGGTCTTCTTGGCAAATCTGATCAGCGCCTGCGCCGAGGCGCGCACCTGTGTCACCGTGCCGGGCGCGGATTCCACCGTGTCGGTCCACATGGTCTGGATCGAGTCGATCACGATCAGCCGGGGGACTGCGCCTTCGGACAGCGTGGAGACGATGTCCTCGACCGAAGTCTCGGCGGCGAGCTGCACGGGTGCATCGGAGAGGCCGAGGCGCTCGGCGCGCAAGCGCACCTGCGCGATCGCCTCTTCGCCGGAGATGTAGACGATGCGATGGCCAGCGCGCGCCAACAGGCTGGTCGCCTGCGTCAGCAGCGTCGATTTGCCGATGCCGGGATCGCCGCCGACCAGCAGCACCGAGCCGCGCACAAAACCGCCGCCGGTGACGCGGTCGAGCTCGGTCATGCCCGAGGACAGGCGTGGGGCATCCGGGCTCTTGCCCGACAGGCTCTCCAGCGCAAACGTCCGGCCCTTGCGCTTGGAGCGGATCGAGACCGGCACGCTGCCGCTCGTGTCTTCCTCGGCGAGCGTATTCCACTCGCCGCAGGACTCGCACTTGCCCTGCCAGCGGTTATAGGCCGCGCCGCAGTTCTGGCAGACGAAGGAGAGGGTGCTTTTGGCCATAGGGGGTATGTGCGCGAGTCGCGTTTTGTTCGGGTCTGCTGATAGCACGGATACACCGATTGTTAGCCCTAAGTCGGCGCACCGGGATCCGTTTTGCCAAATGTTAGCGGACGCCGGTCCAACCTCGGAACAATTCGGGGTGGCGAGAAAAAATGTCGAGGCTTCTGAGCGTTTTGATTGCCGCAGGGCTGGCCTGCGGTCTGCTCGCGTCGTCTGGCGGGGCGATAGCCGGCGGAGCCGAGCTGAAGGTCGTCTTCGTCAATCCCGGCAAGACCGGCGAGGTCTATTGGGACATGGTCTCCGGGACCATGAAGGCCGCCGGCCGCAAGCTGAACATGGATGTCGAGGTGCTCGTCAGCGAGCGCAACTTCCGCACCATGCAGGAGCTCGGCCTCGGCGTCGTCGCGCGCGCGGACAAGCCCGATTTCCTGATCCTGTCCAACGAGGAATCTGCGGCCGTGCCGGTCCTCGAAGCGGCGGAAGCCGCAGGGATCAAGACGCTGTTGCTGTCGAACACGCTGATCGGCGCTGATGCGGCCCGTCTCGGGCCGCCGCGCGCAAAGTTGAAGATGTGGCTCGGCGACATCACCACGGACCTGCAAACCGCGGGCACGCGGATGGCGAACGCGCTCATCGACGCTGCGCGCAGCGAAAAATGGCAGAGCCCGGACGGCAAGATTCACATCCTCGGTATCGGCGGCGACGAAATCACGCCGGCCTCGATCGCCCGCAATGTCGGGCTCGATCTTGCGGTGGCCGCCGCGCCCGACGTGGTGGTCGACCGCATGCTGTTCGCCAATTGGACGCAGTCGGAGGCCGAGCAGGTCACCGCCAACTATCTGAGCTGGGCCGTGCGCAAGGGCATCCGTCCTGCGGGCGTCTGGGCCGGCAACGATCCGATGGCGCTCGGCGCCATCAAGGCGGCGGTGGCTGCCGGGCTCGAACCGGGCAGGGATCTTCAGATCGTCGGCCTCAACTGGTCGGAGGACGCGCTGCGCGAGATCACGGCGGGACGGCTGCTCCTGACTGACGGCGGCCATTTCCTGCTCGGCGGCTGGTCGATGGTGCTGTTGCGCGACTACGCCGACGGCTGCGATTTCGGCGCGGTCTCGCCGCATGTCCAGGTCAAGACGTCGGCGATCACGCGCGACAATCTTTCCTCGGTCAGCATCCTGATCAAGACCCGCGCCTTCGACCAGATCGACTTTGTGCGTTTCAGGGCCAAGGCGGGCGATTGTGGCCAGTATGACTTCTCCATCGCCGCATTGATCGCCTCCATGTCGTCGAACGGCGTCCGGGCGTCGAACGAATGATGCAGGACGACGCGATGGAAGGTCCTGAGCAGCCTGCGCGAGCCGTTGCGGCGGCGCCGCCGCGTTCGGTCATCCATTCGATGATCTGGGCGACCGTGCCTGCGCTCCTGCTGGTGCAATTGCTCGCCTCGGCCGGTATCGAAGTCTCCAGCTTCCTGTCGCAGATGCGCCAGCTCGACGCCCGCATCGCGCGGGCTGCCGAAAGCCGCGCTCACCTCATCGCAGAGCCGCTGTGGAAGTTGCGCTACGCGCAGGTCACCGCCGTACTCGGCGAGATCCTGCACGACGAAGCGATCTCGGCCGCCATCGTCTACGACGATACCGGCTCCGTCGTTGCCCGCGTGCCCGCGCAGCCGGTGACATCAGGCGCCACCATGGTGTCGCGTTCCATCGACTACAGCAACGGCAACATCACGGTTCAGGCCGGCCGCATCGCGATCGCCTATTCCTACGGGGCGATCTACGCAGAGACAGGCAAGGCGCTGGCGCGGCTCTTCGTCGCCGGCCTGCTCGCGACGCTCGTGACCCTGCTCGCGCTGCGGATCTCGGCCAACATCTTCATTGGCAAGCCGCTCTCGGTGATGATGTCGGCGATCCAGCGCAGCAAGCGCGACGGCCGGGCCTATCAGGCCGACATTTCCTCGACCAACGAATTCGGGCAGTTGGCGCAGGCCTTCAACGCCATGCAGCACACGACGTCGGATGCGCTGGAGCAACTGCGTCATCTCGCCTGGCACGATCCGTTGACGGGATTGCCGAACCGGAGGTCGTTGACCGAGCGGCTGGCGATCTTGAGCCGCACCGCGCGCATTCCCGATGCGCTGATCTCCTTCTGCTTCATCGACCTCGACGACTTCAAGGGCATCAATGACACGTTTGGCCACGACGCGGGCGACCGCTTCCTGGTGCACATCGCGGGTCTGTTGCGTGATGCGGTCGACCAGGACGACTGGGTCGCGCGGCTCGGCGGCGACGAATTCGTCGTCATCCGTCCTGATGTCGCTGACGAGCCGGCCGCGCAGGCCTTCGCCGCCAGATTGTTAGGGGCCATCTCCGAGCCGGTCCGGCTCCATGACAAGCAGGTGGTGCCGCGCGCCTCGATCGGGCTTGCTGTGCGCCGCGCCGACGATCCCGAATTGGCGCACCTGCCGGCGCTCGCCGACATCGCGCTCTACCACGCCAAGAGCAAGGCGCCCGGCACGATCGCGGTGCTCAACGAGGAGCTTCAGCGCGACTATCGCCGCCGCCGGGAGCTCGAGCTCGCGATCCCCGCCGGCTTTGCCGAGCGCGAGTTCGAGGTCTGGTACCAGAGCCAGGTCGATCTCGACACCAATGAGGTCGTCAGCCTCGAAGCGCTGATCCGCTGGCGCCATCCCGACCATGGCATCATTTCGCCCGCCGAGTTCCTGCCGCTGATCGAGCGCAGCGGCAACGCCTCGCGGCTCACCAATTATGTGCTCACCGACGCCTGTTACGCGCTCAACCGCCTCGCGGCCGCGGGCCGGCCTGAGATCCGCATCGCCATCAACCTGCCGCCGTCGGAATTGGCGGACCAGTCTTTTGCCGACCACATGCAGGAGACCTGCACGCGCCTTGGCGTCGCTGCGTCATCCCTCGAGCTGGAGATCACCGAGGGCTCGCTGATCAACAACATCGCCAGCGCGTCCGAGACGCTACGGCGGCTGCGTGCGATGGGGGCGACGATCGCGCTCGACGATTTCGGCACGGGCTACAGCTCGCTGGCGCATCTGCGGCGTTTTCCGCTCGACAAGGTCAAGATCGACAAGGCGTTCATCAGCGACATCCCCGACAGCGCCGAGGACAAGGCGATCGTCGGCGTCATCGCTTCGCTCGCCGGCACGCTGGATCTGACGCTCGTGGCCGAAGGCATCGAGCGCGCCGAGCAGGCGCAGGCGATGACCGAGATGGGCGTGCGGTACGGGCAGGGCTATTTCTATCAGCGGCCGCAGCCGCTGGACGCCGTGCTCAAGCTGCTCGAACGGCAGGCGGTTGCGGAGGGGACGTCCCGGGTGCTCGCGACAAGTCCGTCCCTGGTGCCTGAATTGTGGGTGCCTGAACCGGCCGAGTGATTGCGCGAGCCGCGCGACCCGTCAGCGACCGGCCTTGCTTCCCTTCTTCATCTCGCATCGCAGATAGGGCTTGCCGTCGATGGTGAGCATGCCGTTTGGGCCTTGGGCGAGCTTGATCGTCACCTTCCGGCCTGCGACGCCTTTCTTGTAGTCGTCCCAGAACTCAAAGCACGTCGCCGTCAGCACCAGTCCGGTACCGGAAGGAGCTTTGCGGTCGATCCGGCAATGGTTTTCGTATTGATCGACGATCGGCGCCGGCTTGCCCTTGATGACATTGTCGAGGTCGACCAACGTCTTGCTGTCGGGACCTTCCTCATTGCGGCAGTCCTTTTGGCTTCTCGCCCAGAGCCCATCGAACGGCGTGGCGGCAGACGCGGCTTG from Bradyrhizobium arachidis carries:
- a CDS encoding CvpA family protein codes for the protein MPITILDLILLGVMLVSGLLALVRGFMREILSIAAWGAAAIVTLYSFSKLLPTAKTYFNNDTVASVVVVAGVFVGTLIVVSVITVRISDMILDSRIGALDRTLGFLFGLARGLLIVVVAYQFFIWLVPDKQQPDWVRGAKSRTVLDSTGEWLKSLLPDDPENTILKRFKKNKPDDEQADSEQQPSGSSDGYSKPARESLKKLIEKPAAR
- the radA gene encoding DNA repair protein RadA — encoded protein: MAKSTLSFVCQNCGAAYNRWQGKCESCGEWNTLAEEDTSGSVPVSIRSKRKGRTFALESLSGKSPDAPRLSSGMTELDRVTGGGFVRGSVLLVGGDPGIGKSTLLTQATSLLARAGHRIVYISGEEAIAQVRLRAERLGLSDAPVQLAAETSVEDIVSTLSEGAVPRLIVIDSIQTMWTDTVESAPGTVTQVRASAQALIRFAKKTGAAIILVGHVTKDGQIAGPRVVEHMVDAVMSFEGEGSQQFRILRAVKNRFGPTDEIGVFEMTGLGLREVTNPSELFLSERDLGTPGTAVFAGIEGTRPVLVELQALVAPTSLGTPRRAVVGWDPSRLSMVLAVLEAHCGVKLSGHDVYLNVAGGLRIHEPAADLAAAAALVSSLVNAPLPTDAVYFGEISLSGVVRPVAQTAARLKEAAKLGFGRAILPESARGEAGGDAGLSLNAVGGLTTLVAEIAARGSRRGESGAKDERQGEKNATPARFRRGEG
- a CDS encoding ABC transporter substrate-binding protein, whose amino-acid sequence is MSRLLSVLIAAGLACGLLASSGGAIAGGAELKVVFVNPGKTGEVYWDMVSGTMKAAGRKLNMDVEVLVSERNFRTMQELGLGVVARADKPDFLILSNEESAAVPVLEAAEAAGIKTLLLSNTLIGADAARLGPPRAKLKMWLGDITTDLQTAGTRMANALIDAARSEKWQSPDGKIHILGIGGDEITPASIARNVGLDLAVAAAPDVVVDRMLFANWTQSEAEQVTANYLSWAVRKGIRPAGVWAGNDPMALGAIKAAVAAGLEPGRDLQIVGLNWSEDALREITAGRLLLTDGGHFLLGGWSMVLLRDYADGCDFGAVSPHVQVKTSAITRDNLSSVSILIKTRAFDQIDFVRFRAKAGDCGQYDFSIAALIASMSSNGVRASNE
- a CDS encoding putative bifunctional diguanylate cyclase/phosphodiesterase codes for the protein MMQDDAMEGPEQPARAVAAAPPRSVIHSMIWATVPALLLVQLLASAGIEVSSFLSQMRQLDARIARAAESRAHLIAEPLWKLRYAQVTAVLGEILHDEAISAAIVYDDTGSVVARVPAQPVTSGATMVSRSIDYSNGNITVQAGRIAIAYSYGAIYAETGKALARLFVAGLLATLVTLLALRISANIFIGKPLSVMMSAIQRSKRDGRAYQADISSTNEFGQLAQAFNAMQHTTSDALEQLRHLAWHDPLTGLPNRRSLTERLAILSRTARIPDALISFCFIDLDDFKGINDTFGHDAGDRFLVHIAGLLRDAVDQDDWVARLGGDEFVVIRPDVADEPAAQAFAARLLGAISEPVRLHDKQVVPRASIGLAVRRADDPELAHLPALADIALYHAKSKAPGTIAVLNEELQRDYRRRRELELAIPAGFAEREFEVWYQSQVDLDTNEVVSLEALIRWRHPDHGIISPAEFLPLIERSGNASRLTNYVLTDACYALNRLAAAGRPEIRIAINLPPSELADQSFADHMQETCTRLGVAASSLELEITEGSLINNIASASETLRRLRAMGATIALDDFGTGYSSLAHLRRFPLDKVKIDKAFISDIPDSAEDKAIVGVIASLAGTLDLTLVAEGIERAEQAQAMTEMGVRYGQGYFYQRPQPLDAVLKLLERQAVAEGTSRVLATSPSLVPELWVPEPAE